In a genomic window of Macrobrachium rosenbergii isolate ZJJX-2024 chromosome 44, ASM4041242v1, whole genome shotgun sequence:
- the LOC136829576 gene encoding major centromere autoantigen B-like, whose product MRFFRVGRCSGLSTGHVRPTNVGFFFFGSGGAGGGGGGRGRRRRRRGEEEEEEEEEEEGEEDEEEEEEEEEEEEAEEENNLRGIAEKEEEEDEEEEEEEEEEEEVEENLRGIAEADSY is encoded by the coding sequence ATGAGATTTTTCCGAGTTGGCCGCTGCTCCGGGCTTTCAACCGGTCATGTCCGACCGACGAATGTCGGATTCTTTTTCTTCGGCTCTGgaggtgcaggaggaggaggtggaggaagaggacgaagaaggagaagaagaggagaggaggaggaggaggaggaggaggaggaagaaggagaagaggacgaggaagaggaggaggaggaggaggaagaagaagaggcggaggaggagaaTAATCTTCGCGGCATtgctgaaaaagaagaagaagaagacgaagaagaagaagaggaggaggaagaggaagaagaggtggaggagaaCCTCCGCGGCATTGCTGAAG